The stretch of DNA CTGTGAGACTTGCCAACGACAGCATTGCCAGCAACAAGACCTGTACTATTCGATTCATGAGCGTATTCGATTTTAAAAAAGAACTTTGGGCTTTTGCCGAAAGCTATCAAATAAAGTGCCAAAATTAAACAACCCCTTTAAAAAGGCATAGCGAGTTGATTTTCAGCTTATAAATATGCCTGGTTTTACCGAAACCGAATCTCTATGACCTGCGCGTAGTTCTAAACAAAAGTTTTCGATACCGGTCAGACGTATCAATCTCAGAAAGTCATTACGTTTGAGTATGCGTGCTAATCAGCTTTCATCAGCCAGCACACCCGGTTCGTTTCACCCGTAACCCGAAACCGGTGTCCAATCCGTCGACCAACCACCCAGGCGATGTCTCCGCCCGATAACAGCACCGCCGTTTGTTCGCGCTCGGAGCGGCTGATTTTCAGATCGTTCAGCAAATCGCTAACGAGTTTGGTGCCGCTCAGGCCCAGCGGTCGGAAGCGGTCGCCCTGCCGCCACGGGCGAATGATGATGGGGAACGTTAGCCGGTCGGCGTCCAGACAGGCTAAGGCGGCATCGGCGGGCGGGCGAAAATCGTCGGGTTTATCGAAACAGGATACGGTAAGCTGAAATTGCCCGGCTACATCGATTGGTGTGTCGGGCCACTCGGTCAGCACCAGTTCATAATCGGCAGCAACAGGCAGCGGTTCGAGCAACAGTCCGGCGCGTTCGTGCGTAATTCGATGCGTAGCCGACAGAAACGCCTGCCCGCTTTGCCGACTCAGCGCGTTCAGCATCTGGGCAACCGGCTCCGGCCCAAAACCATAAGGCCGCAACCACTCGGCCAGCCGAAAGCCCGGCTCCGGTAGCGTCAGCAACGCATCGGCGGGAATGAAAATAGCGTCGTTTTGTTTTGTAACCAGCGCATGCCACGACCGGGCAAGTTCGGTTTGCACCAGCACTTCAGCCGCCCGAAGCCGCTCAACGGTTCGCGGCAGGGTATCGGTCAGCAAGCCTGGGTTAAGGTCTGTCAACACTGGCACCACCTGATGCCGAATGCGATTGCGGGCATATTTGTCTTCGGCATTGGAACTGTCTTCTCTATGAACAAGGCCGGTTTGTTGCGCATAAACAGCCAGGTCGTTGCGGGTGGCAAAGAGCAGTGGGCGAACTACGGGGCCGCTGCGGGGCAAGATGCCGTGCAGACCGGCCAGCCCGGTGCCGCGTGTCAGATTCAGCAGCAGCGTTTCGAACACGTCGTTCTGATGATGGGCCGTTGCCACCCAGGCGTAACCGTGTTCGCGAAGCAACGCCGTAAACCAGTTATAGCGCAATTCACGAGCGGCCATCTGAATCGAAATACCCCGTTCGGCAGCCACCGTAGCCGTATCGAAGCGGGTCAGGTGAAACGGAACCCCGTAGCGGTCGGCTATGTTTTGAACAAAAACGGCATCGGCATCCGACTCGTCCCCGCGTAGCCCGAAGTTGACGTGCGCTATGGCAAACGGCTGGTGAATGGCTCCAAATAGGTCGGTCATCACAACCGAGTCTACTCCACCGCTTACGGCCAGTAGTACGCAATCGGTGGGCGCGAAAAGCTTTTGTTCGTTAATATATCCTAAAAAACGGTCTGTCAACATCCGGCACCGGCCCAAAGCCGTAGTTTTGTTATCATGGTTCGCTCGCTTACCCGCCTGTTTGGGTGTTTTGGTTTATTGGTTCTGCTGCTATCGCCCGGCGCACGGGCGCAGGTGGGCGGTATGCCCGGTCGTTCGGGAGCGGCTGACAAAGTCGAACTGCTGTCCGGAGCCGACAGTTTAGTGGGCATTACGGTGCCGGGGCAAGTGGTTCGTAAAATTTACAATAACGTTCGATTTCGGCAAAAAGGTGTGCTGATGTTCTGCGACCTCGCCATCCAGAACGTAACGACCAACGTTATCGAAGCGTATGGCAACGTGCGGCTCGTGCAGGGCGACACCATCAGCGTTCGGAGCGACACCATGTTTTATTACGGGAACACCCGACAGGCCAACCTGCGTGGACGCGTGACCATGCGCGACCGCAAAATGACACTGACAACCTCACAACTCGACTACGACATGCTTTCGGGCATGGCCTATTATCCTAAACCGGGCCGCATTGTCGATAAGGAAAACGTACTGACCAGTCGCGAAGGATATTATGACACCCGTATCAAGCAGTTTATTTTCCGACAGAACGTTCGGCTCGTGAACACCAAAGGTACGCTTACCGCCGATTCGCTGCTGTATAATTCCAACACCCGTATCGCCACGTTTCAGGGGCCAACCCGCATTACCAACAAAGATGGCGTACTCACGTCTGTTGCAGGGCAGTATAACACAACAACCGGCATCTCAAATTTTCAGCGACGGGCCACGGTCGAAACGCCCAAATACCGGCTCACCGGCGACTCGCTCTATTACGACAACACCACCGAACTCGGCATTGCGAAGGGCAATGTGCTCATGGTTGCCAAAGATCGGAAAGCCATTATTTTGGGCGATCATGTTCGATACAACGGCAAAAATGGCATTTCGCGCGTAACGGGCCATGCCGTTGCCAAGAGCCTTGCCAACGAAACTACCAACGACACGCTCTATTTAAGAGCCGATACGCTGTTTTCGTTTGACAACAAGGTAAACAACACGCGCCGGTTTCTGGCGCAGAAAAACGTGTTTGTGTTCAAGTCGGACCTGCAAAGCAAATGCGACTCGCTAATTTACAGCACCGCCGACTCTACCATTTACTTCTACAAAAAGCCGATTGTCTGGAGCCAGAATAAGTACCAGATGGAGGCAGATTCAATGCGTGCTTTGTTGAAAAATAACGTTATCAACACCATGTTCATGAAGGGCAAATCGTTCGTGATTTCGCTCGACACGCTTAAGAATTTCAACCAGATCAAAGGTCGCACCATTACGGCCTATTTTAGCACGAAAATTGCTTCTGTTACAACGGTAACGCCTACTGCTCAGGCCACAAAGACTGGCATTCAGTCGACAAAACAGACCCGGCCAGCCAGTGTAAGCACGTCGGCAGCGTCGTTGGCGAAGGTTGTCTCAAATCGAGCAACAAAACCCGTGTCTGTGACCGTGACGCAGCAGGAAAAAACCACCATCGACCGCGTGATTGTGGAAGGGAACGGGCAGAGTATTTATTACGCCGTCGACGAAAAGAACCGAATGATTGGCCTGAATCACGTAGAATGTAGTCGGATGAACATCGAGTTCAATGATACAAAAGTGGGGCAGATTCGATTCTATGGGCAACCCGACGCGCAGTTGGTGCCGCCGAGCGAGATTACCGACGACATCAAACAGTTGGATGGGTTCAGGTGGCGCGACGCAGAAAAGCCGACGAAAGGGCAGGTGTTGTGGGTAGAAACGCCCCCCGCAGAGCAGGCTGGCAATAAGAATTCGATTAAAATTAAGCCAAAACCCAAACCTTTACCTAAAAAACTGGTTCCGAAACTAAATACGTAGGGATTTTAACAATATTTTAAACCCTCCCCCGTTGACTTTGTCTTATTCCGTGAATACGTTTGTGGTGAATAAAAGTGCAATTGACGTAGGCTTTCATGAAACAAATTATACTTGTTGGTATGTTGGTTGGTTTGCTCTCCGCAGCCATTCCGCTTCGGGCGCAGGTTGCCCAGCGGGATTCAGACGCCCGCAAGGGTAGTCGGCTGGAGCTGGGCCGTACCACGCCAAACCGTAAAACAAACACCGCTACGCTCCCCGGTACGCGCTTCACGCTCGTACCCAAGCCATCGGAAGCGGGCCTTGACCGGGGCGTTAACCTCCGCAAAAACGCTCCGATAAACGAGCATTACCGTACCCTGCTGGTAGCGCGTCCGGCTGCAAAGTCGGCGTCGCGCACATCGGCCAGTCCCGATGTAACGCCGGTTGTTTCGGCAGAGCGTAATTCGGCACCAGCTGTAGAAGGCAAAGCAGAAGACCGGTTGTTTGCCAACGAAAAAATCTGGGTATCGAACGTTTATCCAAATCCTGCCGACGATGTAGCTGAAGTTGATTATCAGTTCAGCAACGGGGCTTCTGGCGATGCCCGGTTAGTGTTGCTGAACGTGCTGGGGTCGCCCGTAGCAGAGTATGTACTGGACCGAAGCGACCGCAAAGCCCGGCTCGTCACGCGTGACTTATCGACGGGCTATTATTTGTATCAGCTTTCGGTCGATGGCCGCAAAGTAGCGACCAAACGGCTATTGGTTCGGCATCAATAATTAACAGTTCTTAACACGAAGCCTGCCGGGCTTTGGTACTATACGGGCTGCGCCGTCGTTAAAACGGTGTAGCCCTCTATTTTTTTTGTATCTTTGTGCGGTATGCAACAGTGTCATTTTGTTAAAGTTCTGCTGGGAACGTGGGTTGTGTTTGTGCTGGGATCGTGTAGTCCGTTCTCCAAATTGCAGAAGAGCGGAACCGACGACGAGAAGTACAAAGGTGCCCTTGAGTACTATAAAAAAGAAGACTGGTATCGGGCTGGTGTGCTGTTTGAAGAACTGATTCCGGTATTGAAAGGCAGTAACGAGTCGGAAATGGCTCAGTTTTATTATGCCTACACGCAGTATCATCAGCAACAGTATCTGCTAGGTGCTACACTGTTCAAGAAGTTTTATGAAACCTTCGCCCGCAGTGAATACGCGCAGGAATCCATGTACATGTATGCCCTGTCGTTGTATAAAGATACGCCCCAGTTCAACCTCGACCAGTCGAATACGTTAACCGCTACGGCGGCCTTGCAGGATTTCGTAAACGCCTATCCCGACAGCAAATACAAAGACGAATGCACGAGCATGATTCTGGATTTGCGCAAAAAGTTAGAGCGAAAAGCCTACGAGAAGGCTAAATTGTATTACAAAACCAGCGGTTTCAACATTGCATCCTACAAATCGTCGGTTATTGCGATCAATAACTTTCAGCGCGAATTTCCAGATTCGGAATACAACGAAGAATTGGCCTTCTTAAAGGTTGATGCTGAGTTTAGTCTGGCTCAAAATAGCCTTGAGACGAAGCAAAAGGAACGATATTTAGAAGCAATCGGTTATCACCAATTGTTCGTGGACAAATATCCGAACAGCAAATTTCTGAAAGAGTCAGAAAAAATGTATGAAATCAGTCAGCGTGAAATCGAGCGACTGGTTAAACTCGAGCAAGAGCGCGAGCAGGAAAAACAAAAAGCAAAAACGGCTGATCCCAACCGCCCCGCGAAGGTAACGGCAGCAAACTAATTCAGTGAACATATGGCAACCAACCAATCGATCATTACCCGCGACAACGACAAGATTGCCGCTCAAACCGGCAACCTCTACGAATCGGTATCAATTATCTCGAAACGTGCTCGTCAGATTTCGACCAAGAACAAGGAAGAACTGAGCAACAAACTGTCTGAGTTTGTGTCGGCGGTTGATAACCTTGAAGAAGTGTTTGAAAATCGTGAACAGATCGAAATTTCGAAATTCTACGAGCGGATGCCGAAGCCAACGTCGACGGCTACCGATGAGTTTCTGGAAGGCAAAGTCTACTGGCGTTATAACGACGAAGATCCACAGGTATAAGTGGGTCTATCGATGTTGATATAGTTAGCCGCACGGTATATTCGCCGTGCGGTTTTTTGGTTTAATCTTCGTTCGTTCAATGACCGGCAAACGCATTCTCCTCGGCATAACGGGTAGCATATCAGCTTATAAATCAGCACTATTGACCCGATTGTTAATCAAAGCCGGGGCTGAGGTTCAGGTAATTATGACCGAGTCGGCGCAGGCATTCATTACACCCCTCACCTTAGGTACGCTGTCGAAACGGCCCGTGCTGACCAGATTTGTGAGCGACGAAGCCGCCGGTACATGGAATAACCACGTTGAGTTAGGTTTGTGGGCCGACGCGTTCATAATTGCCCCGGCCTCGGCGCATACGCTGGCCCGCTGCGCCCACGGCCTGTGCGACGATCTGCTGTCGGCGGTGTATCTATCGGCCAAATGTCCGGTGTTTTTTGCCCCGGCAATGGACCTCGATATGTACCGTCACCCCACAACAGTCGAGAATTTGCGCCGACTCGAATCCTTTGGCAACCACATCATTCGGGCCGAGTTTGGCGAACTGGCAAGCGGCCTGGTAGGCGAAGGGCGACTGGCCGAACCCGAAACCATCGTCCAAACCCTCGAAACGTTCTGGTCAATAGACAAGCCGGAAAACCCTTCCAGCCCTGCCCCTTACCCCCTACCCCTGCTGAATAAGCGTGTTTTGGTAACAGCCGGACCAACGCAGGAGGCCATTGACCCGGTGCGGTACATTAGTAATCATTCCACGGGCAAAATGGGTTATGCCATTGCCGGGGCGCTTGCGCAGGCCGGTGCTGATGTTACGCTCGTGAGCGGCCCCACGGCCCTCCCCCTGCCCCACCCGACTATCCGCCGTGTGGATGTGCTATCAGCGCGGCAGATGTTTGAAGCTGCACAGGTCGCTTTTACCGAGGCCGACGTGGTGGTACTGAGTGCCGCCGTAGCCGACTACACGCCGGCCCATCCTGCCGACCGCAAGATTAAAAAGAAGGAAGATACGTTTTCGATTGAATTGACGAAAACTACCGACATTGCCGCTACCCTGGGGGCTATGAAACGCGACGGGCAACTTATCATGGGCTTCGCGCTCGAAACCGACAACGAACGCGAAAACGCGCTTAAAAAGCTGTACGCCAAGCAATTCGATTGGATTGTACTGAACTCCCTACGCGACGCCGGGGCCGGTTTCGGGCACGATACCAATAAAATTACCGTTATTGACAAAGACGAGCAAACCTACGAATTTGCACTCAAGTCGAAGATTGAACTGGCACAGGATTTGGTTAATCTTGTAACGCAAAAACTGGCTTCTGCCTGACTCGTTTCTATGAGAATTGTACATATTTTCTTACTATTAATTGGCTTCGTCGGGTCGGTGCGGGCGCAGGAGCTGAATTGCCAGGTCACAATAAACTCCGATCAGCTATTTGCCCAGCAAAAGACTGATTTTTCGTACATGGATCAGTTGAAAGGGATCATCACTGAATTCATGAATACCCGGCGCTGGAGCAACGATCAGTTTGCTACTTCCGAGCGGATTAACTGTTCGCTGAATATCAACCTGATCAAGTCATTACAACAGGGCGCATTTGAAGCTACGGCGCAAATTGTGGTCACGCGGCCTGTGTATGGCTCCAACTATGAGAGTACTATCTTCAGTTACGTAGACCGAAATTTCAACTTCGTTTACCTACCAACTACGCCTGTTTTTTTTCGTGAGAACCAGTTTTCCGACGACCTGACTTCGTTACTGGCCTTCTATGCCAACGTAATTTTAGCCGTTGACTACGACACGTTCAGCAAGCAGGGTGGCAACCTGTTTATTCAACGAGCCTACGCCATTACAAATCTGGCTCAGCAGGGTTCGCCGAATCCGGCGTGGCAGGCAGGCGGTGATCGGCGAAGCCGGTACTGGCTTATCGAAAATTTGCAGAATCAGCAACTACTGCCATTCCGCGATGGCATGTACGCGTATCACCGACAGGGGTTGGACGTGTTTGCGGCTAACCCCGTACAGGTTCGAAAACAAACCCTCGACCTGCTCGCTACTATCCGCACTATTGGCCTGCAACTACCTGTTTCGGTGGTGATTAACTCGTTTTTTGATGCGAAAGCGCAGGAACTGTATAACATCCTGGCCGAAGGTACACCCACCGAACGGAAACGAGCCTTCGACCTCCTCTCGTTTTTAGACCCCGCCAAAACCGAGCTGTACCGAAAACTGATAACCACGGGGCAGTAAACGTTCTCCGTCTTCTATGGAGAACATACGGCGTTGCAATAAAAAATCAGAACCGAGTATCCGCCCTCGTTGTTAGCTTTGTAAGGAATCTGCTGTATGCTATCGCATCTATTGATAAAAAACTACGCCCTCATCGACGAACTCGAACTCGCCCCTGACCGTCAGCTCAACATTATTACGGGCGAAACTGGCGCAGGAAAGTCGATTATGCTGGGAGCTATTGGGCTACTGCTGGGTAATCGGGCCGACACGCGGGTGTTGTATAATCCCGAAAAAAAGTGCGTCATCGAAGGGTCGTTCGGCGTTTCAGGTTACGCCATCGAGCGCATTTTCGAAGAAGAAGAATTAGATTTTTCCGATACCTGCATCGTCCGTCGTGAGATTAGCGTAAGTGGTAAATCGCGGGCGTTTGTCAATGACACACCCGTAAATTTAGAAACGCTCCGTCGGGTGTCGAGCCAGTTGATGGACATTCATTCGCAGCACGACTCCGTACTGCTCGGCTCCAATGAATATCAGTTGGAAATTGTAGATACCTATGCCCAGGACGATGCTTTACTGCGCCAGTATCGAACTGATTATCAAGAGTATAGAGTCAAAAAATCTGTCTACGATCAGCTTCAGAGCGAGGCTGCGGCTATGCGTAAAGAGTTTGATTATAACAGTTTTCTGTATGAAGAACTCAGCAAAGCACAGCTACAACCCGACGAGCAGGAAACACTCGAACAGGAGTTGACCATTCTGGAGAATGCAGAAGATATAAAAGCCCGGCTCCAGTTGGCGTATGAATATTTAGACAATACCGAACAGTCGATTATTGACTTTTTAAAAGGTGTAGTCAGTAATCTGGCCTATATCAGTAAGCTCTCGGACCAATACGAACAATTGCAGCAACGGGCACAAAGCAGCCTGATTGAACTGCGCGACCTGGCCGATGAAATCAGTACTGAACAGGACCGGGTAGACATTGACGACGCCCGCGCCGAAACCATCCGCGAACGGCTTAACCTGCTGTATCAGCTTCAGACCAAGCACCAGGCTAAAGACGTAGCTGCACTCATTGCCCTGCGCGACGAGCTGGGGCAGAAGGTGAGCAAAGTACTGAATTTGGACGACAGCTTAGCCGCTGCTAAAGCCGACGCCGAAAACGCCCGCGCCCAGTTGCTGGTCAGTGCGCAGGCTTTGTCTGCGGCCCGGCTCGCGGTGTTGCAGCCTATAGAAACCGAAATTGGCGGGCTGCTACACGACCTCGGTATGCCCAATGCATCGCTGAAAATTCAGGCTGAAACGGGTAAACCTACACCTACCGGCATCGATACTATCTCATTTCTGTTCAGTGCCAACAAGGGTATAAAGCCACAGCAGTTGAAAAACGTGGCCTCAGGCGGTGAGTTTTCGCGATTGATGATGGCGATTAAATACATTTTAGCCAGCAAACGCTCGTTGCCAACAATCATTTTCGATGAAATTGACACGGGCGTATCCGGCGAAATTGCCATTAAAATGGGCAATATGATGCGTGAAATGGCGCATAACCACCAACTCATTGCCATTACACACCTGCATCAGATTGCGGGTCAGGGTAACGCGCATTATTTTGTGTATAAAGATCACTCTGCCGATAAAACCGTTAGCCGTATCAGAAAGTTGACGTTTGACGAGCGCGTGAATGAGATTGCCCAGATGATTGGCGGTAAGAATCCATCGGCGAGTGCGCTGAAAAATGCCCGCGAGATTCTGAAACAGCGAACGGCTGCAACCGTCAAGTAGTAAACCGGTAAAACTGTCTTCGTAGAAAAAATAGTTATGTGTCTATGAGAAACTGGTTTACCACTTGTGTGCTGGTGCTTTCGGGTTTGCTGGTATCGGCATGTCGTATGCAAGATGCTGTTGATCAGGCCGAAAACGAGGTTTTCGCCATTCATGATCAGGTTATGCCCAAGACCAGTCAGATTCTTGCGCTGCGAAAACGCCTGACGGAGCGCGTAGCCGAATTAGATAGTCTGAAACAAACAGGTTCGGCAGTTGCCACCCTGCGTACCGACGAAGAACGCGAACAGGCGTTACGCATCAAACGAAACTTAACCGAAGCCGACAGCCTGATGTTGTTATGGATGAACCAATACAACAGCGATACGCTCGATAAGCTATCGGAGGAAGATGGTTTGCGTTATTTAGACACCCAAAAAGAGCAGATTACGCATATCAAAACGAAAGTTGACGGCAGCATTCAGCAGGCCAGAAAGTTTTTAGATGAGAGCTAACCAAATCAGATTTCCGGCAGGCATGGCCCTGTTGACCGCTACGCTGCTCTATAGCCTTTCCTGTCAGAGCGATGATGAAATTAAACGGCAACGCTACATTACGGAAGGCATTCTGGTCTACAAAAATAACTGTGCCAACTGCCACCAAACAGACGGGAAAGGTCTGGCGGCACTCTATCCGCCCCTCGCCGGATCTGATTATTTAGCCAAAAAAGACAGCGTAATTTGTTTGATTCGGTATGGTCAGCAGGGCCCGATTGTGGTGAATGGCAAGCGATACAACCGCCCGATGCCCGCCCAACCCCAACTTAGTGACCTTGAAATTGCTGAATTAGTGACCTACATCTACAACGAGTGGGGCAATGAAACCAAAGTAACCGACGTCAAAGAAGTAAAGCCGGTGCTGGAAGCATGTCGGAGGTAACGACACGGTAGTGGTTCTTCCGGCGATTTGTCAGATGCTTTCTACGGTATGACCAACGGTTTCGGCTTCGGTGGGTTCATACTTGTAATCGCGCTGCAAATAAAGACGGAATGTAGTGCCTTCGTTTTCACTGCTTTCTACTTGAATTTCAGCCTTATTAGCGTCTACAAGCTCTTTCACAAAATTTAGCCCTATGCCTAATCCGGGTTCGTTTCTGGTCCCGAACCGGACTGATTTCCGGGATAGTGTGAAGAGCGTAGTGAGCGTATCGGCAGGAATACCTACCCCCGTGTCGGTTATTATGAGACAAATTTTATGCCTATGATATTTGTGCGCAACTGCAATTGAACCACCAGGTCGGGTAAATTTCACCGCGTTTTGGAGCAGGTTACGAATGATAATTGATAAGTGATTCGGATCAGCAAAAGCACATAGATTTTCGGGTAAAGCAGATCGTAAGTCAATGCGTTTGTCATCGGCAACGGTCTGTAGCAAACGAATTTCCTGCGCTACTATGGCCGATAGAGATACAACGGCTGGTTCGGCACGAAGGCCGCCAAGCTGCGCCACCGACCAGCTTAACAAACTCTCTAACAGGTTGCTAACCTGAGTGAGCCGATCCGATAAGCTTTGTACTGATTGATTAAATTCGGCTTTGCTCAATACACCCCAATCGTGGAGGGCAATAAAGTTTTTCAGGCCCGCAACCGGCGACCGAAGATCGTGCGACAAAATGGTAAACAGCTTGTCTTTCGTCTGATTTAGCTGCATTAGCTGGATGCGCTGTCGCTCGATACGCCATCGACTGTGAAAGAGTACGATCAAAAAACTTAACAATAGTACAGAGACGCTAAAAACTATAAGGTTATAAATACGTTGCTGTCGTTGCTTTGTTTCGAGGGTTGCCAATTCCTTTTCTTTCCGTTCAATAGCTACAGCCGCCTTAAGTTCAGCCACCTGAATTTTGGCATCACGGGTTTGGCGAACGCGCTGTAGCCATAACTGTATTTGATTTATCGTCTTACTTAGTCCGTAAGCACGTTTGTAGTCGTTCTGGGCCAGATATAGTTCTGTAAGCGTTCGGTAATAGTGGAGTAAATGCAGTGTGTCGGGCTTCACACGCTTTTGCT from Spirosoma montaniterrae encodes:
- the tilS gene encoding tRNA lysidine(34) synthetase TilS; this translates as MLTDRFLGYINEQKLFAPTDCVLLAVSGGVDSVVMTDLFGAIHQPFAIAHVNFGLRGDESDADAVFVQNIADRYGVPFHLTRFDTATVAAERGISIQMAARELRYNWFTALLREHGYAWVATAHHQNDVFETLLLNLTRGTGLAGLHGILPRSGPVVRPLLFATRNDLAVYAQQTGLVHREDSSNAEDKYARNRIRHQVVPVLTDLNPGLLTDTLPRTVERLRAAEVLVQTELARSWHALVTKQNDAIFIPADALLTLPEPGFRLAEWLRPYGFGPEPVAQMLNALSRQSGQAFLSATHRITHERAGLLLEPLPVAADYELVLTEWPDTPIDVAGQFQLTVSCFDKPDDFRPPADAALACLDADRLTFPIIIRPWRQGDRFRPLGLSGTKLVSDLLNDLKISRSEREQTAVLLSGGDIAWVVGRRIGHRFRVTGETNRVCWLMKAD
- a CDS encoding OstA-like protein gives rise to the protein MVRSLTRLFGCFGLLVLLLSPGARAQVGGMPGRSGAADKVELLSGADSLVGITVPGQVVRKIYNNVRFRQKGVLMFCDLAIQNVTTNVIEAYGNVRLVQGDTISVRSDTMFYYGNTRQANLRGRVTMRDRKMTLTTSQLDYDMLSGMAYYPKPGRIVDKENVLTSREGYYDTRIKQFIFRQNVRLVNTKGTLTADSLLYNSNTRIATFQGPTRITNKDGVLTSVAGQYNTTTGISNFQRRATVETPKYRLTGDSLYYDNTTELGIAKGNVLMVAKDRKAIILGDHVRYNGKNGISRVTGHAVAKSLANETTNDTLYLRADTLFSFDNKVNNTRRFLAQKNVFVFKSDLQSKCDSLIYSTADSTIYFYKKPIVWSQNKYQMEADSMRALLKNNVINTMFMKGKSFVISLDTLKNFNQIKGRTITAYFSTKIASVTTVTPTAQATKTGIQSTKQTRPASVSTSAASLAKVVSNRATKPVSVTVTQQEKTTIDRVIVEGNGQSIYYAVDEKNRMIGLNHVECSRMNIEFNDTKVGQIRFYGQPDAQLVPPSEITDDIKQLDGFRWRDAEKPTKGQVLWVETPPAEQAGNKNSIKIKPKPKPLPKKLVPKLNT
- a CDS encoding T9SS type A sorting domain-containing protein, which codes for MKQIILVGMLVGLLSAAIPLRAQVAQRDSDARKGSRLELGRTTPNRKTNTATLPGTRFTLVPKPSEAGLDRGVNLRKNAPINEHYRTLLVARPAAKSASRTSASPDVTPVVSAERNSAPAVEGKAEDRLFANEKIWVSNVYPNPADDVAEVDYQFSNGASGDARLVLLNVLGSPVAEYVLDRSDRKARLVTRDLSTGYYLYQLSVDGRKVATKRLLVRHQ
- a CDS encoding outer membrane protein assembly factor BamD, giving the protein MQQCHFVKVLLGTWVVFVLGSCSPFSKLQKSGTDDEKYKGALEYYKKEDWYRAGVLFEELIPVLKGSNESEMAQFYYAYTQYHQQQYLLGATLFKKFYETFARSEYAQESMYMYALSLYKDTPQFNLDQSNTLTATAALQDFVNAYPDSKYKDECTSMILDLRKKLERKAYEKAKLYYKTSGFNIASYKSSVIAINNFQREFPDSEYNEELAFLKVDAEFSLAQNSLETKQKERYLEAIGYHQLFVDKYPNSKFLKESEKMYEISQREIERLVKLEQEREQEKQKAKTADPNRPAKVTAAN
- a CDS encoding DNA-directed RNA polymerase subunit omega, encoding MATNQSIITRDNDKIAAQTGNLYESVSIISKRARQISTKNKEELSNKLSEFVSAVDNLEEVFENREQIEISKFYERMPKPTSTATDEFLEGKVYWRYNDEDPQV
- the coaBC gene encoding bifunctional phosphopantothenoylcysteine decarboxylase/phosphopantothenate--cysteine ligase CoaBC, translating into MTGKRILLGITGSISAYKSALLTRLLIKAGAEVQVIMTESAQAFITPLTLGTLSKRPVLTRFVSDEAAGTWNNHVELGLWADAFIIAPASAHTLARCAHGLCDDLLSAVYLSAKCPVFFAPAMDLDMYRHPTTVENLRRLESFGNHIIRAEFGELASGLVGEGRLAEPETIVQTLETFWSIDKPENPSSPAPYPLPLLNKRVLVTAGPTQEAIDPVRYISNHSTGKMGYAIAGALAQAGADVTLVSGPTALPLPHPTIRRVDVLSARQMFEAAQVAFTEADVVVLSAAVADYTPAHPADRKIKKKEDTFSIELTKTTDIAATLGAMKRDGQLIMGFALETDNERENALKKLYAKQFDWIVLNSLRDAGAGFGHDTNKITVIDKDEQTYEFALKSKIELAQDLVNLVTQKLASA
- a CDS encoding DUF4835 family protein — protein: MRIVHIFLLLIGFVGSVRAQELNCQVTINSDQLFAQQKTDFSYMDQLKGIITEFMNTRRWSNDQFATSERINCSLNINLIKSLQQGAFEATAQIVVTRPVYGSNYESTIFSYVDRNFNFVYLPTTPVFFRENQFSDDLTSLLAFYANVILAVDYDTFSKQGGNLFIQRAYAITNLAQQGSPNPAWQAGGDRRSRYWLIENLQNQQLLPFRDGMYAYHRQGLDVFAANPVQVRKQTLDLLATIRTIGLQLPVSVVINSFFDAKAQELYNILAEGTPTERKRAFDLLSFLDPAKTELYRKLITTGQ
- the recN gene encoding DNA repair protein RecN; amino-acid sequence: MLSHLLIKNYALIDELELAPDRQLNIITGETGAGKSIMLGAIGLLLGNRADTRVLYNPEKKCVIEGSFGVSGYAIERIFEEEELDFSDTCIVRREISVSGKSRAFVNDTPVNLETLRRVSSQLMDIHSQHDSVLLGSNEYQLEIVDTYAQDDALLRQYRTDYQEYRVKKSVYDQLQSEAAAMRKEFDYNSFLYEELSKAQLQPDEQETLEQELTILENAEDIKARLQLAYEYLDNTEQSIIDFLKGVVSNLAYISKLSDQYEQLQQRAQSSLIELRDLADEISTEQDRVDIDDARAETIRERLNLLYQLQTKHQAKDVAALIALRDELGQKVSKVLNLDDSLAAAKADAENARAQLLVSAQALSAARLAVLQPIETEIGGLLHDLGMPNASLKIQAETGKPTPTGIDTISFLFSANKGIKPQQLKNVASGGEFSRLMMAIKYILASKRSLPTIIFDEIDTGVSGEIAIKMGNMMREMAHNHQLIAITHLHQIAGQGNAHYFVYKDHSADKTVSRIRKLTFDERVNEIAQMIGGKNPSASALKNAREILKQRTAATVK
- a CDS encoding viral A-type inclusion protein, with the protein product MRNWFTTCVLVLSGLLVSACRMQDAVDQAENEVFAIHDQVMPKTSQILALRKRLTERVAELDSLKQTGSAVATLRTDEEREQALRIKRNLTEADSLMLLWMNQYNSDTLDKLSEEDGLRYLDTQKEQITHIKTKVDGSIQQARKFLDES
- a CDS encoding c-type cytochrome, with amino-acid sequence MALLTATLLYSLSCQSDDEIKRQRYITEGILVYKNNCANCHQTDGKGLAALYPPLAGSDYLAKKDSVICLIRYGQQGPIVVNGKRYNRPMPAQPQLSDLEIAELVTYIYNEWGNETKVTDVKEVKPVLEACRR